Genomic DNA from Terriglobia bacterium:
GATGGAACTCGGCAACCTCATGTTGCGCCTTACGCAACGCGGCAGGACTGGGGAAGGACTCGGTCACGCTCTTGCCCGCGACTCGTCGGGTCAGACGGAACTGAGGATCGTGGCCGGGATCATTGGGCTTGGCGCAATGACAGGACGGTTTACCGCAGCGGCGCACTACGGCCGTGATCGAACCCGGCCGCAGATCGCCCAGGCGGAGGAATTCTTCAAGGAGTCCGGATCGCTGCGATTCAAGACCTTCGAGGATGTGAGGCATGGAGCTTCCTTTCTGAACGTTATTATACGTTCAGCAATATGTCACAAAAAAAGAAAACTGCTCAGATGACAGCTTCCATGTCGCCCACCCCTCGGCGGGAATACTCAGCGGGGGGCGGGCGACATAGAAGTGGAGATCAAGCGGCCCGACGCGACTCCCAGTAGTCCTCAAAGCGGTTGTTGAGATGGCAACATCGCAAAGCGATGATTGCATTGGCGCCACGAAGGGTCCAGAACATGCCGGACTGTTTGAGGCGGGAGCCGATGACGGTCTTACAACCAGCTTCGATGACACCGGAGCCGACGAAGAGATGCTGGCGGCGAAACTTCGGGTAGCGCATACGCTCGGTGTTTTTTTCAAAGTAATCCGCCTCGATACGAAGCTTGTCGACAACCTCCGGATTGGTTAAAACTGTCGACCGAAGCGCGAGAACCAGCTTTTCGATTTTCCCTTTGTCGAGTAACCGCTTCTGGTGGATCTTCATCCAGACTTTCTGCTTCACGTCGTCGTTGGGATGCAGTTTGCGCGCTACATCCCACAAGTGTTGGCGAGCGTGATACAGATCTACGATCTGGATCGCACCCGGAAAGTGCACGTCGGCGTTATTCCAGATCCATTCGGCCCCGTCGCCAATGACGACTTTCTTTTCCGCGCGGTTCCAGCCGCGCTGCCAGGCTTCCAGGTAAATTCGTTTACCGAACTCGTCGGCATTTTCGATGCCACCGGTGTAAGTGGTGGAATCAGGATCGCGGATGGGGTAGCCCTCTTTGTCACATGTGGTCTGCGTGAAAACGCATCCGAGTTTGACTTCCCGTGTGTGGGCGGGCCGGCCTTCTGTCTTGCCTTGCCGTCCCACCGTCTCTTTCTTCACTACCGGTATTCCCGTGCCATCCATTTCGATATACAGGATCGGGATCGGTTCTCCCACTATT
This window encodes:
- a CDS encoding DUF6788 family protein, which translates into the protein MPHILEGLESQRSGLLEEFLRLGDLRPGSITAVVRRCGKPSCHCAKPNDPGHDPQFRLTRRVAGKSVTESFPSPAALRKAQHEVAEFH
- a CDS encoding ISKra4 family transposase is translated as MRAAMHRAGAAALSQLLRCDPPDQDKRGILCQCGQKARYREMRSRRILTVVGQVEFLRPWYLCPQCHHGQFPADAGFDIDGTDLSPGVRRMLALVGAEAPFDHGRRQMELLAGLEVTTKAVERTAEAIGGDIAAGEQKEIQRAVQLDLPVIVGEPIPILYIEMDGTGIPVVKKETVGRQGKTEGRPAHTREVKLGCVFTQTTCDKEGYPIRDPDSTTYTGGIENADEFGKRIYLEAWQRGWNRAEKKVVIGDGAEWIWNNADVHFPGAIQIVDLYHARQHLWDVARKLHPNDDVKQKVWMKIHQKRLLDKGKIEKLVLALRSTVLTNPEVVDKLRIEADYFEKNTERMRYPKFRRQHLFVGSGVIEAGCKTVIGSRLKQSGMFWTLRGANAIIALRCCHLNNRFEDYWESRRAA